In Candidatus Bipolaricaulota bacterium, the genomic window ACCCCGAAGATCCTGATCTACGACACCGAATACAGCGAGAAGGTGGCAGAGATCCTGAACCAGTACCCTGATCTAAGTGCAGTGGAACTCGGCGGCCCGACGATCGAAAAGGCTGTCGAATACCACGCGTTCACCGCCGATATGCCGGAGACGAACCCCGGGGTGGTGACCGCGCCGGACGACGTGTGTATGATCCTGTTCACCGCTGGGACCACCGGGATGCCGAAGGGGGTGAAGCTCACCCACAGAGGGACCTTCTTCGCCTCACTCTACAACGGCATCTCCGCTTCACTCACCCGGGACGACGTCTACTTCGGCACATCCCCGCTGTTCCACTCCGGTGGGATCACGGTCTTCCAGATGTACATGCTGATGATCGGGGGGACGATCGTGCTCGAACCCCGTTGGTCCCCGGAGGATGCGCTTGAGATCATCAAGGAGTTCGGGGTTACCTACCACTTCGGGATCGCCACGCAGCTCAAGATGCTGGTGCAGGTGGACGGCTGGGAGGATTACGTCGGCTCCCTCCGCGCGGTGAACGGAGGGGGAGAGCCGCAGCCGGAGGAGCTGAAGCGGGCGTTCATCGATCGCGGGATCGCCTACGTGAGCGGATACGGCCTGACTGAGACCGGAGCCACCGGACTCAACTGGCCGGCGCGTACCCCCGACGACCCGACCTTGACCAGGGGGAGCGAGTGCATGGGGAAGCCGCCCGGTTTTCTTGAGCTCAAGGTCGTGGACACGACCGGCGCGGAGCTCGGTCCAAACGAGGTCGGCGAGATCATCATCCGGCGTGAGCCAACCGGAGCAGCCGGATACTGGAACCGACCGGAGGACGAGGCGAAGAAATTCCGGGGGGATTGGATATTCACCGGCGACTTGGGAAAGAGGGACGAGGACGGGTACTTCTACGTCCTCGGCCGGGCGGACGATATGATCATCAGTGGGGGTGAGAACATCTACCCCGCCGAGATCGAGCGGGCGATCCTCACCCATCCCAAGGTGGCGAACGTCGTCGTCGTCCGGGGGAAGCATCCCAAGTGGGGGCAGACCCCCAAGGCGATCATCGTCCCCAAACCGGGCCAGACGCTGACCGAGGAAGAGATCATTGCGCACGTCGAGAAGCTGCTCGCTTCGTTCAAGAAGCCGCGCAAGATCGTGTTCGTCGACTCCCTCCCCAAGGCCGCGACCGGGAAGATCGACAAGCGCAAGATCAAGGAGATGTACGAGGAGAAATAGGCCCTATCCGGAGAGGAGGCGGAGGAACCACCCAATAGCAGGGAGGGAGTACAGGGCCCGATACGCCCTCTCCGCCCGCTGCACCGCCTCCAGGTAGGCGGCAGTCTCCGGGTAGACCCCCTCATTCCCCTTCGCCCAGCG contains:
- a CDS encoding AMP-binding protein, yielding MVENPIASVYPGYGTVYNIANIIANNASHCGFPDKTAVIDTGKQENKRFSYAALNARANRLAHALTGAGVEKGDRVFVLLPNRVETIETILACFKIGAIYTPANFRLAAEELKFLIGDTTPKILIYDTEYSEKVAEILNQYPDLSAVELGGPTIEKAVEYHAFTADMPETNPGVVTAPDDVCMILFTAGTTGMPKGVKLTHRGTFFASLYNGISASLTRDDVYFGTSPLFHSGGITVFQMYMLMIGGTIVLEPRWSPEDALEIIKEFGVTYHFGIATQLKMLVQVDGWEDYVGSLRAVNGGGEPQPEELKRAFIDRGIAYVSGYGLTETGATGLNWPARTPDDPTLTRGSECMGKPPGFLELKVVDTTGAELGPNEVGEIIIRREPTGAAGYWNRPEDEAKKFRGDWIFTGDLGKRDEDGYFYVLGRADDMIISGGENIYPAEIERAILTHPKVANVVVVRGKHPKWGQTPKAIIVPKPGQTLTEEEIIAHVEKLLASFKKPRKIVFVDSLPKAATGKIDKRKIKEMYEEK